A portion of the Ralstonia nicotianae genome contains these proteins:
- a CDS encoding LysR substrate-binding domain-containing protein, whose amino-acid sequence MRFDLTDLRLFLHTAESGSITAGAERAHLTLASASARIRGMEAALGVPLLTRNRRGVETTAAGRTLVHHARVVLQQMERMRGELGEYARGLKGHVRLLSNTAAMTEFLPETLSAFLAQHPEVDIDLEELVSHEIVEAVAQGRADIGIVNDAVDLSGLETFPFRHDRLVLVTARDHPLAARREIAFVDALQEDFVGLTGDNALQAYLAGHAARAGYRLKYRVRLRSFDAVCRMVERNVGVGVIPEHAAIRLQRSMGIRRVGLTDAWATRLLRICVRRFDDLPAYARQLIEHLREA is encoded by the coding sequence ATGCGCTTCGACCTGACCGACCTGCGCCTTTTCCTGCATACCGCCGAGTCCGGCAGCATCACGGCCGGCGCCGAGCGTGCGCACCTCACGCTGGCTTCGGCCAGCGCGCGCATCCGCGGCATGGAGGCGGCGCTCGGCGTGCCGCTGCTGACGCGCAACCGGCGCGGCGTGGAGACGACCGCCGCGGGTCGCACGCTGGTGCACCACGCGCGCGTGGTGCTGCAACAGATGGAGCGCATGCGCGGCGAGCTGGGCGAATATGCGCGCGGGCTCAAGGGCCACGTGCGCCTGCTGTCCAACACCGCTGCCATGACGGAGTTCTTGCCCGAGACCCTGAGCGCGTTCCTGGCCCAGCATCCGGAAGTCGATATCGACCTGGAGGAGCTGGTCAGCCATGAGATCGTGGAGGCGGTGGCGCAGGGGCGGGCGGACATCGGCATTGTCAACGACGCGGTGGACCTGTCGGGGCTGGAGACCTTCCCGTTCCGCCACGACCGCCTCGTGCTGGTGACCGCGCGCGATCATCCGCTCGCCGCGCGGCGCGAGATCGCCTTCGTCGACGCCTTGCAGGAAGATTTCGTCGGCCTGACCGGCGACAACGCGCTGCAGGCCTACCTGGCGGGACACGCCGCGCGCGCCGGCTACCGGCTGAAGTACCGCGTGCGGCTGCGCAGCTTCGACGCGGTGTGCCGCATGGTGGAGCGCAACGTCGGCGTAGGGGTGATCCCGGAGCACGCCGCCATCCGGCTGCAGCGCTCGATGGGCATCCGCCGCGTGGGCCTGACCGACGCCTGGGCGACACGGCTGCTGCGCATCTGCGTGCGCCGCTTCGATGATCTGCCGGCCTACGCACGCCAGTTGATCGAACATTTGCGCGAGGCCTGA